One region of Chrysemys picta bellii isolate R12L10 chromosome 21, ASM1138683v2, whole genome shotgun sequence genomic DNA includes:
- the MIIP gene encoding migration and invasion-inhibitory protein isoform X1, with the protein MRKNLHPRGLCLSGTVMQKMESEQLERLRHANQDLLQRLKVKQEEIKKRLPRKPLSSSSLSRRTTPAERAVPVPKRGKENQVRATKGTPDPVTLVSVEPGASAARAALHSPLKPAACGREGRGVLHRRAGAQPGSPRAERSFTPAASLTRETSRVARDGNALRNPGEESTPVKHRESRQQSTVLRGALERGRPWAEAETVLGRTPAEGNGQRQTAIRDSRTPKSILLTPGGKEVKKEAGRVTFLSDPEEYTIPADSWSARPFLGYDWIAGLLETDSSLSEKSEQYFSELREFRQVNKEACVHEEDLGPEAPDYLAPEQEADLVSSSHQCVYCYRLNRRLFTVPVDSQSACPMCKTPRARRPPETLEEPAYVRVSIPRSTLLPAYKYKIHRRKSFEPADDLALPSHCLAGWENVVPSSSPTLSSLDLRTSLQQKPTDHSHLTLVSRMSGGTRTDQLLNLSRSAHFRLSNASRQRAPDKPLCYRATPN; encoded by the exons ATGCGTAAAAACCTCCATCCCCGCGGACTGtgcctttcag GGACCGTCATGCAGAAGATGGAGTCGGAGCAACTGGAGAGGCTGCGTCATGCAAACCAAGACCTTCTGCAAAGGCTCAAGGTGAAGCAGGAAGAAATCAAGAAAAGACTTCCTCGCAAGCCACTATCTTCATCCTCTCTTTCCAGAAGAACAACTCCTGCAGAGAGAGCTGTTCCTGTTCCTAAGAGAGGG AAGGAGAACCAAGTCCGTGCGACGAAGGGCACACCGGACCCCGTGACGCTAGTGTCTGTGGAACCCGGAGCCAGCGCAGCCAGGGCAGCCCTTCATTCGCCATTGAAACCCGCAGCGtgcggcagggaggggaggggtgtgctgcaccGCAGAGCGGGGGCGCAGCCGGGTTCCCCCAGGGCAGAACGAAGCTTCACACCGGCAGCATCCCTCACCAGAGAAACCTCCAGAGTGGCCAGAGACGGCAATGCCCTGAGAAACCCAGGGGAAGAATCCACCCCTGTGAAACACAGAGAGAGCAGACAGCAATCCACCGTGCTCCGTGGCGCCCTGGAGAGGGGCAGGCCATGGGCTGAGGCAGAGACGGTGCTGGGCAGGACCCCAGCGGAAGGGAATGGCCAGCGGCAAACGGCCATTAGAGACTCCAGGACTCCCAAATCAATCCTGCTGACACCTGGGGGGAAAGAAGTCAAG AAGGAAGCAGGCCGAGTGACTTTTCTGTCGGACCCTGAGGAATACACCATCCCCGCCGATAGCTGGTCAGCACGTCCTTTCTTGGGCTACGACTGGATTGCAG GGCTGCTGGAGACGGACTCGTCGTTGTCCGAGAAATCTGAGCAGTACTTCTCTGAGCTCCGGGAGTTCCGGCAGGTGAACAAGGAAGCGTGTGTCCATGAGGAAGACCTGGG GCCAGAGGCACCGGATTACTTGGCTCCTGAACAAGAAGCAGATTTGGTTTCCAGTTCCCATCAGT GTGTTTATTGCTATCGATTAAACAGGCGCCTGTTTACAGTCCCGGTGGATTCCCAGTCTGCCTGCCCCATGTGTAAGACCCCGAGAGCCCGACGGCCTCCGGAGACGCTGGAGGAACCAGCCTACGTCAG GGTCAGCATTCCCAGGTCCACCCTCCTGCCTGCCTATAAGTACAAAATCCATCGCAGGAAGAGCTTTGAACCAGCAGACGATCTGGCTTTACCCTCG CACTGCCTGGCCGGTTGGGAGAACGTCGTCCCTTCCAGCAGCCCCACGCTTAGCAGTTTGGATCTGCGAACTTCACTGCAACAAAAACCCACTGACCATTCTCACCTG ACCTTGGTGTCCCGAATGTCCGGAGGAACCAGAACGGACCAGCTCCTAAACCTGTCCCGCTCAGCTCATTTCAGACTTAGTAATGCTTCTCGGCAGAGAGCTCCAGACAAGCCACTATGCTACAGAGCAACTCCTAATTAA
- the MIIP gene encoding migration and invasion-inhibitory protein isoform X2, translating to MQKMESEQLERLRHANQDLLQRLKVKQEEIKKRLPRKPLSSSSLSRRTTPAERAVPVPKRGKENQVRATKGTPDPVTLVSVEPGASAARAALHSPLKPAACGREGRGVLHRRAGAQPGSPRAERSFTPAASLTRETSRVARDGNALRNPGEESTPVKHRESRQQSTVLRGALERGRPWAEAETVLGRTPAEGNGQRQTAIRDSRTPKSILLTPGGKEVKKEAGRVTFLSDPEEYTIPADSWSARPFLGYDWIAGLLETDSSLSEKSEQYFSELREFRQVNKEACVHEEDLGPEAPDYLAPEQEADLVSSSHQCVYCYRLNRRLFTVPVDSQSACPMCKTPRARRPPETLEEPAYVRVSIPRSTLLPAYKYKIHRRKSFEPADDLALPSHCLAGWENVVPSSSPTLSSLDLRTSLQQKPTDHSHLTLVSRMSGGTRTDQLLNLSRSAHFRLSNASRQRAPDKPLCYRATPN from the exons ATGCAGAAGATGGAGTCGGAGCAACTGGAGAGGCTGCGTCATGCAAACCAAGACCTTCTGCAAAGGCTCAAGGTGAAGCAGGAAGAAATCAAGAAAAGACTTCCTCGCAAGCCACTATCTTCATCCTCTCTTTCCAGAAGAACAACTCCTGCAGAGAGAGCTGTTCCTGTTCCTAAGAGAGGG AAGGAGAACCAAGTCCGTGCGACGAAGGGCACACCGGACCCCGTGACGCTAGTGTCTGTGGAACCCGGAGCCAGCGCAGCCAGGGCAGCCCTTCATTCGCCATTGAAACCCGCAGCGtgcggcagggaggggaggggtgtgctgcaccGCAGAGCGGGGGCGCAGCCGGGTTCCCCCAGGGCAGAACGAAGCTTCACACCGGCAGCATCCCTCACCAGAGAAACCTCCAGAGTGGCCAGAGACGGCAATGCCCTGAGAAACCCAGGGGAAGAATCCACCCCTGTGAAACACAGAGAGAGCAGACAGCAATCCACCGTGCTCCGTGGCGCCCTGGAGAGGGGCAGGCCATGGGCTGAGGCAGAGACGGTGCTGGGCAGGACCCCAGCGGAAGGGAATGGCCAGCGGCAAACGGCCATTAGAGACTCCAGGACTCCCAAATCAATCCTGCTGACACCTGGGGGGAAAGAAGTCAAG AAGGAAGCAGGCCGAGTGACTTTTCTGTCGGACCCTGAGGAATACACCATCCCCGCCGATAGCTGGTCAGCACGTCCTTTCTTGGGCTACGACTGGATTGCAG GGCTGCTGGAGACGGACTCGTCGTTGTCCGAGAAATCTGAGCAGTACTTCTCTGAGCTCCGGGAGTTCCGGCAGGTGAACAAGGAAGCGTGTGTCCATGAGGAAGACCTGGG GCCAGAGGCACCGGATTACTTGGCTCCTGAACAAGAAGCAGATTTGGTTTCCAGTTCCCATCAGT GTGTTTATTGCTATCGATTAAACAGGCGCCTGTTTACAGTCCCGGTGGATTCCCAGTCTGCCTGCCCCATGTGTAAGACCCCGAGAGCCCGACGGCCTCCGGAGACGCTGGAGGAACCAGCCTACGTCAG GGTCAGCATTCCCAGGTCCACCCTCCTGCCTGCCTATAAGTACAAAATCCATCGCAGGAAGAGCTTTGAACCAGCAGACGATCTGGCTTTACCCTCG CACTGCCTGGCCGGTTGGGAGAACGTCGTCCCTTCCAGCAGCCCCACGCTTAGCAGTTTGGATCTGCGAACTTCACTGCAACAAAAACCCACTGACCATTCTCACCTG ACCTTGGTGTCCCGAATGTCCGGAGGAACCAGAACGGACCAGCTCCTAAACCTGTCCCGCTCAGCTCATTTCAGACTTAGTAATGCTTCTCGGCAGAGAGCTCCAGACAAGCCACTATGCTACAGAGCAACTCCTAATTAA
- the LOC135976972 gene encoding uncharacterized protein LOC135976972, protein MQSSPAVMAVQSGNRKRAPAWTDREVLDLIAVWGDESVLSELRSKRRNAKIYEKISKDMAERGYSRDATQCRVKIKELRQGYQKTKEANGRSGSHPQTSRFYEALHSILGAAATTTPPVTVDSEDGILSTAGSSDMLGDGEDEEGDEEGEAVGSSHNADFPDSQDLFITLTEIPYEASPAITPDTESGEGSATPSATVSQPSLESHSQRLARIRRRKKRTREDMFSELMASSQAQAAQQTQWRENLTRMHQANMDREERWRQEDQQATQTLLGLLREQTDTLRRLVDVLQERRQEDRAPLQSISYALPRHQVPYPPHPKCKEGEAAESLLTLTPPLQRALVAEGSHFPKFEKFFPSRLTQAHVQVSPPNAMCS, encoded by the exons atgcagagctctccagcagtgatggccgtgcagtctgggaatagaaagagagccccagcatggactgatcgtgaagtcttggatctcatcgctgtgtggggcgatgagtccgtgctttccgagctgcgatccaaaagaaggaatgcaaagatctacgagaagatctctaaagacatggcagagagaggatacagccgggatgcaacgcagtgccgcgtgaaaatcaaggagctgagacaaggctaccagaagaccaaagaggcaaacggacgctccggatcccatccccagacatcccgtttctacgaggcactgcattccatcctcggtgctgccgccaccactaccccaccagtgaccgtggactctgaggatgggatactgtccacggccggttcctcagacatgttaggggacggggaagatgaggaaggagatgaggagggcgaggcagttggcagctctcacaacgctgatttccccgacagccaggatctcttcatcacccttacagagatcccctacgaagcgtccccagccattaccccggacacagaatctggtgaaggatcagcca ccccgtctgcgactgtctcacaacctagcctggaatcacactcccagaggctagcgcggattaggcgtaggaagaagaggacacgggaggacatgttctctgagcttatggcctcttcccaagcccaggcagcacagcagacccagtggcgggagaacttgacccgaatgcaccaagccaacatggatcgggaggagaggtggcggcaggaagaccagcaggcgactcaaacgctgcttggactactgagggagcaaacggacacgctccggcgccttgtggatgttctgcaggaacggaggcaggaggacagagccccgctgcagtccatctcatacgccctcccccgccaccaagtcccatacccacctcacccaaagtgcaaagaaggagaggcggcagagtccctgctaactctcactccacccctgcagagagctctagtagcagaaggctctcatttcccaaaatttgaaaagttctttccttcccgcctgacacaagcccacgtccaagtttcacctcccaatgccatgtgtagttga
- the MIIP gene encoding migration and invasion-inhibitory protein isoform X3: protein MLGTAALANQEAAGGWLLLQTRKRLEGTVMQKMESEQLERLRHANQDLLQRLKVKQEEIKKRLPRKPLSSSSLSRRTTPAERAVPVPKRGKENQVRATKGTPDPVTLVSVEPGASAARAALHSPLKPAACGREGRGVLHRRAGAQPGSPRAERSFTPAASLTRETSRVARDGNALRNPGEESTPVKHRESRQQSTVLRGALERGRPWAEAETVLGRTPAEGNGQRQTAIRDSRTPKSILLTPGGKEVKKEAGRVTFLSDPEEYTIPADSWSARPFLGYDWIAGLLETDSSLSEKSEQYFSELREFRQVNKEACVHEEDLGPEAPDYLAPEQEADLVSSSHQCVYCYRLNRRLFTVPVDSQSACPMCKTPRARRPPETLEEPAYVRVSIPRSTLLPAYKYKIHRRKSFEPADDLALPSHCLAGWENVVPSSSPTLSSLDLRTSLQQKPTDHSHLTLVSRMSGGTRTDQLLNLSRSAHFRLSNASRQRAPDKPLCYRATPN from the exons ATGCTGGGGACCGCCGCCCTGGCCAATCAGGAGGCGGCTGGGGGGTGGCTTTTGCTACAAACCAGAAAGCGACTGGAGG GGACCGTCATGCAGAAGATGGAGTCGGAGCAACTGGAGAGGCTGCGTCATGCAAACCAAGACCTTCTGCAAAGGCTCAAGGTGAAGCAGGAAGAAATCAAGAAAAGACTTCCTCGCAAGCCACTATCTTCATCCTCTCTTTCCAGAAGAACAACTCCTGCAGAGAGAGCTGTTCCTGTTCCTAAGAGAGGG AAGGAGAACCAAGTCCGTGCGACGAAGGGCACACCGGACCCCGTGACGCTAGTGTCTGTGGAACCCGGAGCCAGCGCAGCCAGGGCAGCCCTTCATTCGCCATTGAAACCCGCAGCGtgcggcagggaggggaggggtgtgctgcaccGCAGAGCGGGGGCGCAGCCGGGTTCCCCCAGGGCAGAACGAAGCTTCACACCGGCAGCATCCCTCACCAGAGAAACCTCCAGAGTGGCCAGAGACGGCAATGCCCTGAGAAACCCAGGGGAAGAATCCACCCCTGTGAAACACAGAGAGAGCAGACAGCAATCCACCGTGCTCCGTGGCGCCCTGGAGAGGGGCAGGCCATGGGCTGAGGCAGAGACGGTGCTGGGCAGGACCCCAGCGGAAGGGAATGGCCAGCGGCAAACGGCCATTAGAGACTCCAGGACTCCCAAATCAATCCTGCTGACACCTGGGGGGAAAGAAGTCAAG AAGGAAGCAGGCCGAGTGACTTTTCTGTCGGACCCTGAGGAATACACCATCCCCGCCGATAGCTGGTCAGCACGTCCTTTCTTGGGCTACGACTGGATTGCAG GGCTGCTGGAGACGGACTCGTCGTTGTCCGAGAAATCTGAGCAGTACTTCTCTGAGCTCCGGGAGTTCCGGCAGGTGAACAAGGAAGCGTGTGTCCATGAGGAAGACCTGGG GCCAGAGGCACCGGATTACTTGGCTCCTGAACAAGAAGCAGATTTGGTTTCCAGTTCCCATCAGT GTGTTTATTGCTATCGATTAAACAGGCGCCTGTTTACAGTCCCGGTGGATTCCCAGTCTGCCTGCCCCATGTGTAAGACCCCGAGAGCCCGACGGCCTCCGGAGACGCTGGAGGAACCAGCCTACGTCAG GGTCAGCATTCCCAGGTCCACCCTCCTGCCTGCCTATAAGTACAAAATCCATCGCAGGAAGAGCTTTGAACCAGCAGACGATCTGGCTTTACCCTCG CACTGCCTGGCCGGTTGGGAGAACGTCGTCCCTTCCAGCAGCCCCACGCTTAGCAGTTTGGATCTGCGAACTTCACTGCAACAAAAACCCACTGACCATTCTCACCTG ACCTTGGTGTCCCGAATGTCCGGAGGAACCAGAACGGACCAGCTCCTAAACCTGTCCCGCTCAGCTCATTTCAGACTTAGTAATGCTTCTCGGCAGAGAGCTCCAGACAAGCCACTATGCTACAGAGCAACTCCTAATTAA